A stretch of the Rosa rugosa chromosome 5, drRosRugo1.1, whole genome shotgun sequence genome encodes the following:
- the LOC133708721 gene encoding enoyl-CoA delta isomerase 2, peroxisomal-like, translated as MCTLEKRGDIFFLTLTGAGAGDDDNDEHRLGLPVISSLLSALADAKSQSSPGSVLITTARGKFFSNGFDLAWAQTAGSSSAARHRLHQMVVAFKPVVAALLSLPMPTVAALPGHAAAAGLLLALSHDYVTMRRDRGVLYMSEVDLGLPFPDYFAAAFRAKIGSVSARRDLLLRGMKVRGEEAVRMGIVDSAHDSAEAAVEAAVRVAEKLGLRKWKGDVYAEIRMSLYPELCGVLGLDAKVVATPKL; from the coding sequence atgtgTACTCTAGAGAAGCGCGGCGACATCTTCTTCCTAACCCTAACCGGCGCCGGAGCCGGCGACGACGACAACGACGAGCACCGCCTCGGCCTCCCCGTCATCTCCTCCCTCCTCTCCGCCCTCGCCGACGCCAAGTCCCAATCCTCCCCCGGCTCCGTCCTCATCACCACCGCCCGCGGCAAGTTCTTCTCCAACGGCTTCGACCTCGCCTGGGCCCAAACCGCCggctcctcctccgccgcccgCCACCGCCTCCACCAGATGGTCGTCGCCTTCAAGCCCGTCGTCGCCGCCCTCCTCTCCCTCCCCATGCCCACCGTCGCCGCTCTCCCAGGCCACGCCGCCGCCGCCGGCCTCCTCCTCGCCCTCAGCCACGACTACGTCACCATGCGGCGCGATCGCGGCGTGCTCTACATGAGCGAGGTCGACCTGGGGCTGCCGTTTCCGGACTACTTCGCGGCGGCGTTCCGGGCCAAGATCGGGTCGGTCTCGGCTCGGAGGGACTTGCTGCTGAGGGGGATGAAGGTGAGGGGAGAGGAGGCGGTCAGGATGGGGATCGTGGACTCGGCGCACGATAGCGCCGaggcggcggtggaggcggcGGTGCGCGTGGCGGAGAAGCTCGGGCTGAGGAAGTGGAAGGGTGACGTGTACGCCGAGATTAGGATGAGCTTGTACCCGGAGCTATGTGGCGTGCTGGGATTGGACGCCAAAGTCGTCGCCACTCCGAAGCTCTGA